One genomic segment of Macaca fascicularis isolate 582-1 chromosome 19, T2T-MFA8v1.1 includes these proteins:
- the GDF1 gene encoding embryonic growth/differentiation factor 1 has product MLPPRQGPGGQHLLLLLVLLLPSLPPTRAPVPPGPAAALLQALGLRDAPQGAPRLRPVPPVMWRLFRRRDPQETRSGSRRMSPGVTLQPCHVEELGVAGNIVRHIPDRGAPTRASDPASAVGHCPEWTVVFDLSAVESAERPSRARLELRFAAAAAPEGGWELSVSQAGQGMGAGPGPVLLRQLVPALGPPVRAELLGTAWARNASWPRSLRLALALRPRTPAACARLAEASLLLVTLDPRLCHPLARPRRDAEPVLGGGPGGACRARRLYVSFREVGWHRWVIAPRGFLANYCQGQCALPVTLSGSGGPPALNHAVLRALMHATAPGAADLPCCVPARLSPISVLFFDNSDNVVLRQYEDMVVDECGCR; this is encoded by the exons ATGCTACCGCCGCGGCAAGGTCCCGGCGGCCaacacctcctcctcctcctggtcctCCTGCTGCCCTCGCTACCCCCGACCCGCGCCCCAGTCCCCCCAGGCCCAGCCGCCGCCCTGCTCCAGGCTCTCGGGCTGCGCGATGCGCCCCAGGGCGCCCCCAGGCTCCGGCCGGTTCCCCCGGTCATGTGGCGCCTGTTTCGACGCCGGGACCCCCAGGAGACCAGGTCTGGCTCGCGGCGGATGTCCCCAGGGGTCACCCTGCAACCGTGCCACGTGGAGGAGCTGGGGGTCGCCGGAAACATCGTGCGCCACATCCCGGACCGCG GTGCGCCCACCCGGGCCTCGGATCCTGCCTCAGCTGTGGGGCATTGCCCTGAGTGGACAGTCGTCTTCGACCTGTCGGCTGTGGAATCTGCTGAGCGCCCGAGCCGGGCCCGCCTGGAGCTGCGTttcgcggcggcggcggccccggAGGGCGGCTGGGAGCTGAGCGTGTCGCAGGCGGGCCAGGGGATGGGCGCAGGCCCCGGGCCGGTACTGCTCCGCCAGTTGGTGCCCGCCCTGGGGCCGCCAGTGCGCGCGGAGCTGCTGGGCACCGCTTGGGCTCGCAACGCCTCATGGCCGCGCAGCCTCCGCCTGGCGCTGGCGCTGCGCCCCCGGACCCCTGCCGCCTGTGCGCGCCTGGCCGAGGCCTCGCTGCTACTGGTGACCCTCGACCCGCGCCTGTGCCACCCCCTGGCCCGGCCGCGGCGCGACGCCGAACCCGTGTTGGGCGGCGGCCCCGGGGGCGCTTGTCGCGCGCGGCGGCTGTACGTGAGCTTCCGCGAGGTGGGCTGGCACCGCTGGGTCATCGCGCCGCGTGGCTTCCTGGCCAACTACTGCCAGGGTCAGTGCGCGCTCCCCGTCACGCTGTCGGGGTCTGGGGGGCCGCCGGCGCTCAACCACGCTGTGCTGCGCGCGCTCATGCACGCAACCGCCCCGGGAGCCGCCGACTTGCCTTGCTGCGTGCCCGCGCGCCTGTCGCCCATCTCCGTGCTCTTCTTTGACAACAGTGACAACGTGGTGCTGCGGCAGTATGAGGACATGGTGGTGGACGAGTGCGGCTGCCGCTAA